In the genome of Photobacterium sp. TLY01, one region contains:
- the pstB gene encoding phosphate ABC transporter ATP-binding protein PstB — protein MFSFNASMDWLKPVDLTALPEEKTALTIDGLDLFYGQKQALFSINMKIAKGQVTAFIGPSGCGKSTLLRCINRMNELVEGCRVEGQIMLHGRNIYDQSVDVAALRRRVGMVFQRPNPFPKSIYENVVYGLRLQGVKNTRVLDDAVENSLRGAALWDEVKDRLHENAFGLSGGQQQRLVIARAIAIEPEVILLDEPTSALDPISTLTIEELINDLKKKYTVIIVTHNMQQAARVSDNTAFMHMGELVEYASTNDIFTTPKEKRTEDYITGRYG, from the coding sequence ATGTTTTCATTCAACGCCAGTATGGACTGGCTCAAGCCAGTTGATCTGACCGCACTGCCAGAAGAAAAAACAGCCCTGACCATAGACGGGCTGGATCTGTTTTATGGTCAGAAGCAGGCGCTGTTTTCGATCAACATGAAGATTGCCAAGGGTCAGGTCACGGCTTTTATCGGCCCGTCCGGGTGCGGGAAGTCAACCCTGCTGCGTTGTATTAACCGGATGAACGAGCTGGTAGAAGGCTGTCGGGTCGAAGGTCAGATCATGCTGCATGGCAGAAACATCTATGATCAGAGTGTGGATGTGGCGGCTTTGCGTCGTCGCGTCGGGATGGTTTTTCAGCGGCCCAATCCATTTCCTAAGTCGATTTATGAAAACGTGGTGTACGGGCTACGTCTGCAAGGGGTGAAAAATACCCGGGTGCTGGATGATGCCGTTGAAAATTCACTGCGCGGTGCAGCGCTGTGGGATGAAGTGAAAGATCGTCTGCACGAAAATGCCTTCGGGCTGTCCGGCGGTCAGCAGCAGCGTTTGGTGATCGCCCGGGCGATTGCCATTGAGCCGGAGGTGATTCTGCTCGATGAACCGACGTCTGCGCTCGATCCGATTTCCACCCTGACCATTGAAGAGCTGATTAACGATCTGAAGAAAAAATATACGGTGATTATCGTCACCCATAATATGCAGCAGGCCGCGCGGGTGTCCGACAATACCGCTTTTATGCATATGGGCGAGCTGGTGGAATACGCTTCGACCAATGATATTTTCACCACCCCGAAAGAAAAACGCACTGAAGATTACATCACCGGCAGATACGGATAA
- the phoU gene encoding phosphate signaling complex protein PhoU, whose protein sequence is MLDNMSLSRHISGQFNAELESIRTHVLAMGGLVEQQLTDALKAMHKQDVDLARRVIKDDHKVNAMEVAIDEACTRIIAKRQPTASDLRLVIAIIKTITDLERIGDVAESIAKVALENFTNKQYNLLVSLEALGQHAARMLHEVLDAFARMDVKAAIRVYQEDDRIDREYEAIIRQLMTYMMEDPRSIPNVLQVMWSARSIERVGDRCQNICEYIIYFVKGKDIRHTSPQEMEIFMDNNR, encoded by the coding sequence ATGTTAGATAATATGAGCCTTAGCCGTCATATCTCCGGCCAGTTCAATGCCGAGCTTGAGAGCATCCGGACCCATGTTCTGGCCATGGGCGGGCTGGTTGAGCAGCAACTGACTGATGCGCTCAAGGCCATGCACAAGCAGGATGTCGATCTGGCGCGCCGGGTCATTAAAGATGATCATAAAGTCAATGCCATGGAAGTGGCCATTGATGAAGCCTGCACCCGGATTATTGCCAAGCGACAGCCGACCGCCAGTGACTTGCGCCTGGTGATTGCGATTATCAAAACCATCACTGATCTGGAACGCATTGGTGATGTGGCGGAAAGTATCGCCAAAGTGGCGCTGGAGAACTTCACCAATAAGCAATACAACTTGCTGGTGTCGCTGGAAGCTCTGGGTCAGCATGCTGCCCGGATGTTGCACGAAGTGCTGGACGCTTTTGCCCGAATGGATGTCAAAGCGGCGATTCGGGTGTATCAGGAAGATGACCGGATTGACCGAGAATACGAGGCAATTATCCGGCAACTCATGACTTATATGATGGAAGATCCACGCTCTATCCCGAATGTGCTGCAAGTGATGTGGTCGGCGCGTTCCATTGAACGGGTGGGGGACCGTTGCCAGAATATCTGTGAGTACATCATCTATTTCGTCAAAGGCAAAGACATTCGCCATACCAGTCCGCAGGAAATGGAAATTTTCATGGATAATAACCGCTGA